attatttgatTCTGTAAGCACACTGCTAAATGCTTAATGTACCAGCTCCATTGTTTGGGGCTAATTGTCTGAAAATCTCTTTTAGAAATCTGTTGGTGAGGGTGGTGGTAAAAAGTCAAGTTCTGGAAGctctgggaaaggagggaaCCAACTGCGCTGCCCAAAGTGTGGGGACTTGTGCACACACGTGGAGACCTTTGTGTGTAAGTTTTCcttaaaacttcctttttttaaaataggcaCATGTGTGACTTTGTGATTTAACATAGTCCTGATAGCTATGTGTTAGCCTACCTAATTACATGGTGTCAGAAATTTTGTTATGCTTATTTTGGCCTTGTTGGTGTAACCAACATTTATTGTCTCTGTGGGTACATTTGTGTAATTCCCATGATGTGTGGGGATGTGGTAGTGGAATTCACATTGCATCTGtgaatatgcatttttaaaatagttcaTGGCGTTTTATACTTAATACAATTTGAACTACAGATACTTTCATATCTCTGTTATATAAGTATATACTTCATATATGTGCATTTGTAATGTCTGTCCTTTCTTTCCTAAATAATATAACTTTAATCCTGCATGTACTATAACCAAAGTGCTTATCCAGTAGAGGAATTAGTATCTGACAGATGGCTTACTAGAACAGTCTTCCATGGCAAAGTCAAAGCTGTAATACATTCCAAATAGCAGGCTGGAAAGTCCAACTAGAAAAACGAAAATGCTTGTTCTCCAGCTGCAattgctcctttttttctttttttttttttttttttaagtataatCCCAATTAATGCTATTTATTCTTTAGGTTCTATCAGTCTTGAAGATATTTCCTACCTTGTTTCAGCATTTATGGGACCAGCTTAGAAAACAAGAGCTTTTGTTAGAAAGCAAATACCCATTGTTAGCTGGTGGGGCTCAAGGAGGAAGTATCAAGTCATAATCAGACTTGTGCACTAAGAGGCTTAAGACAAGGTCAGCATAAATGTGTTCAGCAGTTGTTAATGCTGCAAAAATAATGAGTGGATGTGCTGTAATTTGCTGCTACttgtataaaatattatttaaaatgatCAAATGTCACAAGACAGTTCTACAATAATAACAATATATTTCTTTAGAGAAAGGATCAGTCCTCAGTAACTTTTTCTGCCCAGAAATAAGGTTGTTTTTCCAGTCTGTTTGAAACTGTAGGCAACAAGGTATTCTGCAAAACCTGGCACAAGTTCCTGGAACTGGAAATCTGATCCTGTCTGGTGTTCAGTGTGGTCTCTCCCTGGAGTAGGTGTGGTTGGAAACAGCAGAAGGATTTTTAATCTCATTTACCTTCTGATGATTCATGAGCAGTCAGAGATGTTTTTGAAACTCTCACTTCACTGGTGTGTTTCCCTTGGTACTGCAGGTTGTGCTTTTGTCTGGAAATACCATTCAAGCACTGTCCCAGAACGATCCCTGGAAAGCAGGGATGTGATTTAGTGTTTTGTCAGTGTTGCTGGGAACACTTCAGCATGCCTGGAAACTTTCTTGGGAACATGATTTATTCATACCCACACTATGAGAGGACATATCTTGATAGATGCAATTTAAAATTCCCAGGTAGGGAATCCACTTGAGTTGTAGCATCAGAATAACACAGGTTCTGTAAACAGCTTGGGACTGGAAATACACTTTCTTCCAAAGCTCCTTTGAGTCCTGGTGAAGTTTTTTCTGGACCTGTGTCATTCTGGTTTAATCTGTTAATTTGAGCAAACTGCTTCCCAACCACACTCTATaaagcagctggaaaacagaagttttaattatcttaaaatttatcttaaaaaaaggaaaaaactaagaaaaagaaatctttccaATTCTGCCAAAAATGAATGGGTTGGAAGTTGTATTCAGTCTACTGTAACttgatatttttgttgttggttaGTCAGGAAAAATGATGAATTTCCATAGTTCTGGTTAGAATTGCCAACCTGCAGAGCCTTAAATAAATATctaaaaccaaaggaaaacatGCATTTGTTTCAGATTAAGTATTagatttttcagtcattttttaGAGAAGTAGGGAAGCAAAATACTGAATAAAAGGCAAATTCCTTAGAAAATTAATTGCCAGTGAGTTGCAATGTGACAGGCTGGTTTTCCAGTGGAGTTTGTTTTTGGTGGAGCTTCTCTTTGTATCTGCAAATCTTGCAGAAAGATTTGCTTGGCAATGATTTTCCAGTAATTAACAATGAAGGGAAAATATGAGGCaaacaaaaaagtcattttGCTTTGCCCTTCTTTCTCAGCAGTTCCTGTATTGTTTTGGGCTGTGAAAGTCTGTAAGGAGAGTTTGTGATCAGTGAAATAAGACTTGATCCTCAGATGTGGAGTGAAATCCAATAGTTGTAAAGCTGATTGACATAAGAAGCTTTATCTGGATGCTGCTTTTACTGTCTCCACCTGATGCCATCAGGTTACTCCACCCTCCAAAGCAGCACTTCCCTGCTGTTGGACATACTCAGAAGcctctctgctttctttttcctgctttggggtttattttttacCTTAAAGCAATTTGATAGTAGCCCATTATCTTAACTCTACAACTCTTTTCAATTTTAATCCTCTGATTGTTTCTGTTTCCTGTATGTTTTGTAAAAACCTGGCATTTCTTTTTGGCAAGGTCAGCTCACACAGACTTTAGAAATGCCTTTGCTaatgctgcctctgtggcactGTTGTCTGATTAAAAACAGCACTTGACTTGCATTTTGGCACACTGTAAATATTTGCAGACATCTTAATGACAGGGAGGTAATTTGACATGGATGTTCTTTGTCGTGCTTTTATGTGTTTGCTAAAATAACATATGAAAACACGCCAGCATTTAGGATTAACAAAATTGCCTGCAACTCAGTTGTAtactcatttttttaattgaagttTTAAAGATCCCACATAGCACTCTTACAGTCCACTCATTGTTTTCTGGGGTTTCTAAATGATTCATGTGGATCTGTAAAGGGACCAACCACTCTTGTGGCTATTCTATCCTAAATAAGCCGTGTATAAGGAAGGAGAACAACCTCATGGCACTGTAGTCATCACAAATATCAGAGGTGTTTTGAGTGAGCCCTGGGAGGAAGAttgggttgcttttttttcctacaatatTGTTGCTAAATAATAGTTACATAAGTGGAATGGGTTTGTGCAAGTGGATTTCCATCACATTCCCGTGGGGCAGATAACAGTAATTTGGAAGGTTGCCAGGAGAACTTTCAGGCTGTTACACAGATTTCTTTGAAGTAAAGTTAAGAAATCTGTGTTGGTCACAGTATTAGTTGCTACATTCTTAAAGTAATCTGTTAGTCTTGCTTATTCAGGTATAAGGTGGGATTAATGGTAAGAAAAACCCCACCCACTCCTCTTTTGCTGATGCCAGTCCTGTGGGAGACAAGAAGTTATAAATAAGCAGCTTGTTTATTGCTAGAGGGTGTTGTTACAGTCAGCTGGTGCTACAGTGCTCAAGCCATTTTCTAAAACCTTTTTATCATTTCAGAAGTTCTGACATTGAAGTTTGCACAGGGTTGTTTTTCTACAGTTACtttaattaaatacatttaCTAGTATATTTCCTTTAAATCTATCCTATTGCTCATGATTTGCATTTAGTAGCATAGTAATATGGCTAGAAAGGATCTATTCTGAATTACTTCTATTATTCTTCTCTACTGtctgttttattatttcaacTTGTTTgccaaaggaaaagaagagcAACGCAGGTTCTCATTTTCAGGCTTATGAAACCAACCTATGCAGATTTCCTGGGACATAGTTCACAAAGTCAGCAGTAGGAGGGTTTAGCTTTTGGAATTTGAAAGATATTTGTCCTAGTCTtgacagtaaaaataaataagcagaAGATCTTGCAAAACATCAAAGTCCTTGCTGGTCTGTTGCATACCACAGCTGCCTCTTGATGGGGTGAGCCCTTTGGGTGACCCCCCTGTGCTCCGTGTCCTGGGCTTGGGTGACTCAGGTCTGATCCACAGTGCTCCAAAGCCAGAGGgatgcagagagcagcagctgccagagccctCCTGTAATGCTGTCTTTGATATTCTAGACTGCTTCCCTGCACTTTAGTCTGTGCCTAACcacaatgttttattttgctgtcagTTTTTCCTGCATAGCTAAAGCcttaattaattttgtctttctCAGAAGTGAGTGTGATGCTACTGGATAAATATCAAAAAGAGTTTTGTGTTAAATCCATTTTCTGGTTGCTGCCCAGcattctgattttttgggggCAAATTGTTTTCCCTATGTGTCAAGTTTCATAGGCCACAGGCTTTTAAAAGTTCTAAGGTGAGCGAGGGAGAAGTGTTGTGTAAACACAGAGTGGCTGTGCTGTCTTACAGGTGCTTGTCCTGTGTGATGAGCTTGGACAGAAGCAATTCCTCTTACTGTTTTGTTTGACTTTTTCTGCAGCTTCCACCCGTTTTGTGAAGTGTGAAAAGTGTCATCACTTTTTTGTTGTCCTGTCAGAGGCAGACACAAAAAAGAGCATCATTAAAGAGCCCGAGTCAGCAGCAGAAGCTGTGAAATTGGCATTCCAGCAGAAGCCACCACCTCCACCGAAAAAGGTATGCTCTTAATTCCACCCAGAGTCCCCTTGAGTTGCAGCATGGAGAAATGCTTCCTTTAATCTGCATCAGGTGTGTAATGGGCTGCTGGGACGGAGCAACAAACAATAAAGATGATTAGCTCAAGATTAAACCTATGTGAGCTGTGTGACCCAGCAGAGCACTGATAAAGGGAACAAGTAGATCCAATAAAGTTATTGGAGCTTGTTTTCCTCTGTCTTTGTCTCgtgatttcatttttctcctgtgaCCTTGAGGCTGACCTCAGCCCTCACCAGCCatagtaatttttctttgtcaCTGTGGCCTTGCATTCTGTATGCTTATTTTAGCAGCTTCTTTCTGTAGCTGCAGAGCCTTTTTTTTGGTGAGGGCTGTAGCTGATTAACCTGTGGCCATGATCCTTCTGAAGTCACTTGGTTTCCCTCTGGAGATTAGGGAGTAATCCTTTTATGTTTCTCAGTTCCTTGTGGACTGTAATGGTTTCTGAACCTGCACACAGCTCCTTGATAGGTGTCTTTTAAGAATATAAGTGTTCTTAAAAATTCTATTCCTCTTAAAAATTTGGGTGAAAATGGCAATGGGCTTATACATTAGCAGGGCAGAACTGAGACACAAAATGAGTGTGTAAGCATCATGGCTTTTAAGTAAATTTATCGACAGGAATATGTTTCATATTTTAGATGCTAGTTTCTGTTTCTCAGGTAATGACTCAGACCAAAGTCTGTATTTAGCAAATATACTATTTTTCCTGTTCTGCTGCAAGATGATTTAGAAGTGTTACTAAGATTAAGCTATTTTTCAGATTTACAACTACCTCGACAAATACGTTGTTGGTCAGTGTTTTGCCAAGAAGGTGCTTTCAGTTGCTGTGTATAATCATTACAAAAGAATTTACAataatatcccatctaacctgAGACAGCAAGCAGAAGTTGAGAAACAGTCTTCTTTAACACCAAGAGGTTTGTATgatatttggtattttttctgGTCAAATGAATTACCATTTCAAGGCCCTAACTTGGGAAATGTAAGAAAGGTTTTACCCTGACACTAGATGTTCTATAATTAAAATGATCTATAAGAATTTCtgctaaatataattttcaCTGTGAACTTCTGTGATTTATTTAAATGGAAATCAGAGGGTTTATGGTGCTTACCATATTAAATGCTTAGTCCTTTTTACTGATACATATTCTGGGGTATTGTCCTTTAACTTTCTAAAGTGAGTCTcctaatttttgctttctaatCTCATTTACTACTTAATGGTAAATCTGCTGCTGAATCTGCAAGCAGCAATGCAGATCAGGAAGGTGATATTTTGCATAGGTGAATTGCTTAGTACTTAGATTTCTAACTTCccttgctcctgctggcagcatCTGCTGGTCACCACAGTATTGTCCCATATCTAGCAGGTGTAGATGAAGTTACTCTTGGCAGTACTTCTGCTGTTGAGTAAGTGTGTAGCTATGCagatctaatttatttttagaagtaaGATTAATTTACCATCTCTGACTCGAAGTGTAccttgggtgggttttttttaaggtgttttGTTCTGTCTTGCAAAAGTCACCACagaaatcttcatttttttgaATTAACCTAAGTCTCTTAAATGAAGAGGGAACATTAGTAGCACTCTTCTGGTAATGGTAAGAGAGCAGCTGTGTACCTGGCACCAGGAATTTCCTGACCCTCCACAGGGAGATAACAACATGGTCCATACCCACAGAGACTGACCGtgaatgtttacatatttcagAGTTCTGTCTTATAACAAAGAACATTGTAACACTCAGGGAGAGTTTAAGGAATCCTCTTCAAACCAAAATTGTtattccatttttccccttctatAATTGGTTTCAAAGTGAAAATCTAATTAGAGGTAATagattgttgttgtttttagaAGTAGATAGCTTGCTGGCTTTTCAAAAATGtgcagtttgggttttgggttaattttgacAGCAATAAAAATAGCTCTTATGGGGATTTCTTGTTAGAAATACATTCATAGGCAATGATGAGATGTATTCAGAAGAGGGCAAGAGGCAGAGAATTTATAAGCTTTTATAAACTTAGTTTTTTATGACTGTTTTCATCCTCTCTCTTAGAATTAGAAATCAGAAGACGGGAGGATGAGTACAGATTTACAAGTAAGTGAACCCTCTCCTCATGTCCTCTTCTGCAATACCTACCCTTACGACATGGAGAACAGTCTTTGGTGACTGCTAGTTTGAAATGTTGGGTGAAGTCCAGTGcttgcactttttttttgtcatggaaATCAACAGCTTGGGTTTCTTTCTTCTCAtatgttaaaaaatacaataaaatgaGTAAATTTGTAAGGACTGaaattttctgttgctttttaatGTAGAAGGAATACTTTTAGATAATCTACTGTGTCATTGGAAATTCTTTTCCTATGTACCTCTGCAAAAGTATGGTTGCAACTCCTGTTTGAGTAAAAATTGTGCTGTATTTCTGGTGCTTCCCTCTCTGTAAGCTTCTGTACAGAGAGAATGCTAGGTTTGCAGAAGAACCTTGCTGttattgtgtttttaaagtaGTGACAGACCTGGTTGGTGCTCAAACAGTGCTGTTATTGTTCTCTTCAGAACTCCTGCAGATTGCTGGAATCAGTCCACACGGTAATGCTTTGGGAGCATCAATGCAGCAACAAATGAACCAGCAGATACCTCAGGAAAAACGGGGAGGAGAAGTACTAGATTCACCCAATGATGACATTAAACTtgaaaaaagtaatattttgcTGCTTGGACCAACTGGATCAGGTATATAGCTGCATGTTTCTATAGGTGTCCTATTTTTCATGGACTTTATTGTTAATTGGtgattttcctcttctgtgaTTACTCAGATttgctttataaaaaaaattaaactggaTTGGATTCCAGTGCTTTCATGCCATGTTAATATGCTGAACTAGTGGCCTTAAAAAGGGATGAGGTGTACTTGTGTGATTGTCTTTTTTTCAATGCCTATATTTACTGACTGACTAAAAGATGCCGAATAAGCTGAAACAAAATGCTGTTATAATTTCACTGCTTTAGCTGGCAAGCTGAGATGCTGCAGTTAGTGCTGTTGCACCTCTGGGACAGATTAATTGCAGGGGGTTGGAAAGAGAGATAATTTTGTATGTTCATAAGACTTGGGAGTGTTTGTGCTGAAGTGATGGCATTTTGCAGACTTTTTGGAAGAACATTCACTAAACagtattttaattctgtttcttcCCAACTTCAAAGCAGGAGCAATTGGACTTTGCACTGCACCCTGAGTGTCTGCAAAGGACtactgatttatttaatctttaaaCTCTGCAAGTACATGTATTATGGTTTTTATATTGTGTGACATTTTGTGATACTGTATGCATTTCAAGCTGCCTTAAATGTATATTATTAAACTAAAACCAGAAATACAGCCTGCCAATGTAAAAACCACTGCTTATGAAAGATATCTcccttggaaaatatttttgtattaagATGCTGGTATGACTCAGAATGTTTAATAAGAGTAATGATGATCCTGTGGTAAAtcattgaatggtttgggttgggggGTATGTTAAAGCTCTCCTTGTTCcactcctgccatgggctgagacaccttccactatcccaggtttctTCAAGCCCTGTGCAACCTGGCCTttgacacttccagggatggggcagccacagcttctctggggaacctgtgccagggcctcaccactttcacagaaaaggatttcttcccaatatctcaTCTAAAGCCACCCTgcttcagtttaaagccattcccccttgtgcTGTCACTCCTCACCCATGTTAAAAGTCCCTGTCCAACTTGGATTTGTGTGCTCTAAGAGAAATGTGTGTCAGCTCTAACATGCAGCTTTTATTTTGCCAGGTAAAACCTTGCTGGCTCAGACTCTGGCTAAATGCCTAGATGTCCCTTTTGCCATCTGTGATTGCACCACCTTGACTCAAGCTGGCTATGTTGGGGAAGACATTGAATCTGTCATTGCAAAACTCCTGCAAGATGCCAACTACAACATAGAAAAGGCACAGCAAGGTAAACTTCCAGTGTGTGTTACAGAGACTGTTCATTTTGTTGAAGTACTCTAAGCTTTTGAGACCACCAGTACTCCTGAAATTCATGTCCTGCTGCATGTAACCAAAGTTTTGATCAGATAGAATAAACCTGAAGAGAGCtcaacatgtattttttttttgttttgtccaCAACTGGATAAAATTACACAAGTTTTTGCAGAGAGGAAGTAGAATAGATGCTGTGCCCTTAAATTTTACTATTCTCTGTAAACTCTTGCTTCTCTTTAAAAAGTAGGGTTGTCATTAAACCCATTTTCTGTAACTGCAGGTATTGTTTTTCTGGATGAAGTAGATAAGATTGGCAGTGTTCCTGGTATCCATCAGTTACGGGACGTTGGGGGAGAAGGTGTTCAACAGGTAAATACTTCCATGAAGTGATTTTACTTCTTGAGTGAACAGGACATAGGATCCTGTCATGTCAAAAAGCATGGAGTCACAGTTCTTCAGTTCCTTAACTATTCACCTTCAAAAGGTGAGTCTTTCCTCTTGACTTCATTAAAAAACATAATCTCAGGAGCAGTTTGAGGCATCCTCATGGAAGCATTTTAGTTCAAGAATGTCTTTGCAGTATTCAGCCACCCAGTTCATAATATTCAGATAGCCAGTTACAAGGACAGGTAACATTTCCCATTTAAACAAAACTCTTAATGCAGCTAATCATTATATGCATAATGTGCATGGGAGCCATATTAAAGGAATGTTTTTATCCTTGAGTGGGGCTGTCTCATAGGGAAAACTGACTTTTTTGGACACTTACTGTTACTATAAAGGTATAAGGGAGCAAAAAATACAGGTGTATTTGTGAATGTGAACATATCATGGTGTGCCCTTTTATATGATGGTACACAAtgggaataattttttattgcttatttcttctttccttcttagGGCTTGTTAAAATTACTTGAAGGCACAATAGTAAATGTTCCAGAAAAGAATTCTCGGAAACTACGTGGAGAAACGGTGCAGGTTGACACAACAAACATTCTGTTTGTAGCTTCTGGTGCTTTTAATGGTCTTGACAGAATTATcagcaggaggaaaaatgaaaaagtgagTGCATAAGCCTGTGTCCAGGCTGAAAAATCATAGTCTTGATTACTGTTCACAACACCGACTTTTACAGGTCTTGATGTATTTGTAAACACGctaaatttctttatttcagcaAATGGTGCCAAAAACCATCATCATCTTAAAACACCTTGTCCTGCATTTCACTGTTTCATAGATTAATGTCTGGGGACAGGGTTCTGGCTGCAGCATTCTGACAAAATGTGCTCCCTGTCTCTAACACTAAAGGAGTGACTGAAATTCAAGTTATTGTTCATGTTAATTCATGTAGCTTCCCATGTAAGCAAACTTGCCTGCATTTGCTTCGCTTACGAAGTGTCACTGATACCTGTAAAATGACCAGAACATGTTGATAACCTTctttgttttaagaaaaaaatggctttttttctgatgtATTAATCCTTTACTGAGGAAATTCAATTTTGTAAGAACCTGATTGTATACAAGGGGTCTAATTTTACTCTTAAGTAGTTTCTTGAGCTCGAATTAGTATGTAATGACCTAATCAGTCACTGCAGATTTTCTAATACTCATGGAGAGTAAGAAAACTCAGTTATTACAGTTCTCTGAGCAGAACATGTTTGTTCTTGCAGTACCTAGGATTTGGGACACCATCTAACATGGGGAAAGGCagaagggctgcagcagcagctgatctTGCCAATATCAGCGGAGAGTCTGACCCACAAGAGGATATTGAGGAGAAGGATCGCTTGCTGCGCCACGTGGAAGCCAGGGACCTCATCGAGTTTGGCATGATTCCTGAATTTGTGGGACGTTTGCCTGTTGTGgttcccctgcacagcctggaTGAGAAAACCCTCGTACGGATTCTTACGGAGCCACGGAACGCTGTGGTTCCTCAGTACCAGGCACTATTCAGCATGGATAAGGTTGGAGTTTTTACTTGATGACTCTTTGGtgttcatttttataaataatgttGTTTTCAGTAATGCTTGCACTCGCCATGCTGAATTATAAATTAAATGAGTAACTGAActtcccatttttctctctgtagtGTGAATTAAATGTAACTGAAGATGCATTGAAGGCTATAGCCAGACTGGCCCTGGACAGAAAAACTGGTGCCAGAGGTCTTCGATCTATAATGGTGAGTAAATTATGTCTTATAAACAATAAATGAAGCTTCTGGATTTGTGTGTATGGACCTAATCTTGACCATTTCCAGTTAAAGCCACACTTAGTTCTGGCCCTTACGTGGATACAGTAAAGCTGTGAGTATTCAGAGTTCTTCCAAGAAGACTCTCTGAAAATCACTTGTTTATGCAGAAGAGAGCATAGAGTAATATTTTCCCTCTATTTTCTTGtaggaaaagctgctgctggagcccatGTTTGAAGTGCCCAATTCTGACATCGTATGTGTGGAAGTTGAC
This genomic stretch from Taeniopygia guttata chromosome 10, bTaeGut7.mat, whole genome shotgun sequence harbors:
- the CLPX gene encoding ATP-dependent clpX-like chaperone, mitochondrial isoform X1, giving the protein MIFCFKERQKSSSAVARWPARRRGRGCQPALRRRGRRWGRCVAAVSPLCRDMGDDLAWEGDSLLQSEKEFHDAAKRNDTARMEELIRRGVDIKAKNNAERTALHWAAGAGSVDAVRLLLEHDVPVDDEDSFGMNALLLSAWFGHLRVLQILVNAGAKINRVNRNGRNLLHCAAQRGHIQVMEFIMEDLEDMCVDERDKMDRTAFHLAAEYGVASEALSAAGGAGRARGRCTMSACHSCAAAARLFGSTLPSARRGITCGRTRIPVLGKLGTFETCSLKRIPLRNFSETPAYFASKDGASKDGSGDGSKKSVGEGGGKKSSSGSSGKGGNQLRCPKCGDLCTHVETFVSSTRFVKCEKCHHFFVVLSEADTKKSIIKEPESAAEAVKLAFQQKPPPPPKKIYNYLDKYVVGQCFAKKVLSVAVYNHYKRIYNNIPSNLRQQAEVEKQSSLTPRELEIRRREDEYRFTKLLQIAGISPHGNALGASMQQQMNQQIPQEKRGGEVLDSPNDDIKLEKSNILLLGPTGSGKTLLAQTLAKCLDVPFAICDCTTLTQAGYVGEDIESVIAKLLQDANYNIEKAQQGIVFLDEVDKIGSVPGIHQLRDVGGEGVQQGLLKLLEGTIVNVPEKNSRKLRGETVQVDTTNILFVASGAFNGLDRIISRRKNEKYLGFGTPSNMGKGRRAAAAADLANISGESDPQEDIEEKDRLLRHVEARDLIEFGMIPEFVGRLPVVVPLHSLDEKTLVRILTEPRNAVVPQYQALFSMDKCELNVTEDALKAIARLALDRKTGARGLRSIMEKLLLEPMFEVPNSDIVCVEVDKDVVEGKKEPGYIRAPTKDSSEEEYDSGVEEEGWPRQADAANH
- the CLPX gene encoding ATP-dependent clpX-like chaperone, mitochondrial isoform X3, producing MIFCFKERQKSSSAVARWPARRRGRGCQPALRRRGRRWGRCVAAVSPLCRDMGDDLAWEGDSLLQSEKEFHDAAKRNDTARMEELIRRGVDIKAKNNAERTALHWAAGAGSVDAVRLLLEHDVPVDDEDSVQRRLSLFGMNALLLSAWFGHLRVLQILVNAGAKINRVNRNGRNLLHCAAQRGHIQVMEFIMEDLEDMCVDERDKMDRTAFHLAAEYGVASEALSAAGGAGRARGRCTMSACHSCAAAARLFGSTLPSARRGITCGRTRIPVLGKLGTFETCSLKRIPLRNFSETPAYFASKDGASKDGSGDGSKKSVGEGGGKKSSSGSSGKGGNQLRCPKCGDLCTHVETFVSSTRFVKCEKCHHFFVVLSEADTKKSIIKEPESAAEAVKLAFQQKPPPPPKKIYNYLDKYVVGQCFAKKVLSVAVYNHYKRIYNNIPSNLRQQAEVEKQSSLTPRELEIRRREDEYRFTKLLQIAGISPHGNALGASMQQQMNQQIPQEKRGGEVLDSPNDDIKLEKSNILLLGPTGSGKTLLAQTLAKCLDVPFAICDCTTLTQAGYVGEDIESVIAKLLQDANYNIEKAQQGIVFLDEVDKIGSVPGIHQLRDVGGEGVQQGLLKLLEGTIVNVPEKNSRKLRGETVQVDTTNILFVASGAFNGLDRIISRRKNEKYLGFGTPSNMGKGRRAAAAADLANISGESDPQEDIEEKDRLLRHVEARDLIEFGMIPEFVGRLPVVVPLHSLDEKTLVRILTEPRNAVVPQYQALFSMDKCELNVTEDALKAIARLALDRKTGARGLRSIMEKLLLEPMFEVPNSDIVCVEVDKDVVEGKKEPGYIR
- the CLPX gene encoding ATP-dependent clpX-like chaperone, mitochondrial isoform X5 translates to MIFCFKERQKSSSAVARWPARRRGRGCQPALRRRGRRWGRCVAAVSPLCRDMGDDLAWEGDSLLQSEKEFHDAAKRNDTARMEELIRRGVDIKAKNNAERTALHWAAGAGSVDAVRLLLEHDVPVDDEDSVQRRLSLFGMNALLLSAWFGHLRVLQILVNAGAKINRVNRNGRNLLHCAAQRGHIQVMEFIMEDLEDMCVDERDKMDRTAFHLAAEYGVASEALSAAGGAGRARGRCTMSACHSCAAAARLFGSTLPSARRGITCGRTRIPVLGKLGTFETCSLKRIPLRNFSETPAYFASKDGASKDGSGDGSKKSVGEGGGKKSSSGSSGKGGNQLRCPKCGDLCTHVETFVSSTRFVKCEKCHHFFVVLSEADTKKSIIKEPESAAEAVKLAFQQKPPPPPKKIYNYLDKYVVGQCFAKKVLSVAVYNHYKRIYNNIPSNLRQQAEVEKQSSLTPRELEIRRREDEYRFTKLLQIAGISPHGNALGASMQQQMNQQIPQEKRGGEVLDSPNDDIKLEKSNILLLGPTGSGKTLLAQTLAKCLDVPFAICDCTTLTQAGYVGEDIESVIAKLLQDANYNIEKAQQGIVFLDEVDKIGSVPGIHQLRDVGGEGVQQGLLKLLEGTIVNVPEKNSRKLRGETVQVDTTNILFVASGAFNGLDRIISRRKNEKYLGFGTPSNMGKGRRAAAAADLANISGESDPQEDIEEKDRLLRHVEARDLIEFGMIPEFVGRLPVVVPLHSLDEKTLVRILTEPRNAVVPQYQALFSMDKCELNVTEDALKAIARLALDRKTGARGLRSIMEKLLLEPMFEVPNSDIVCVEVDKDVVEGKKEPGYIRAPTKDSSEEEYDSGVEEEGWPRQADAANH
- the CLPX gene encoding ATP-dependent clpX-like chaperone, mitochondrial isoform X4: MIFCFKERQKSSSAVARWPARRRGRGCQPALRRRGRRWGRCVAAVSPLCRDMGDDLAWEGDSLLQSEKEFHDAAKRNDTARMEELIRRGVDIKAKNNAERTALHWAAGAGSVDAVRLLLEHDVPVDDEDSVQRRLSLFGMNALLLSAWFGHLRVLQILVNAGAKINRVNRNGRNLLHCAAQRGHIQVMEFIMEDLEDMCVDERDKMDRTAFHLAAEYGVASEALSAAGGAGRARGRCTMSACHSCAAAARLFGSTLPSARRGITCGRTRIPVLGKLGTFETCSLKRIPLRNFSETPAYFASKDGASKDGSGDGSKKSVGEGGGKKSSSGSSGKGGNQLRCPKCGDLCTHVETFVSSTRFVKCEKCHHFFVVLSEADTKKSIIKEPESAAEAVKLAFQQKPPPPPKKIYNYLDKYVVGQCFAKKVLSVAVYNHYKRIYNNIPSNLRQQAEVEKQSSLTPRELLQIAGISPHGNALGASMQQQMNQQIPQEKRGGEVLDSPNDDIKLEKSNILLLGPTGSGKTLLAQTLAKCLDVPFAICDCTTLTQAGYVGEDIESVIAKLLQDANYNIEKAQQGIVFLDEVDKIGSVPGIHQLRDVGGEGVQQGLLKLLEGTIVNVPEKNSRKLRGETVQVDTTNILFVASGAFNGLDRIISRRKNEKYLGFGTPSNMGKGRRAAAAADLANISGESDPQEDIEEKDRLLRHVEARDLIEFGMIPEFVGRLPVVVPLHSLDEKTLVRILTEPRNAVVPQYQALFSMDKCELNVTEDALKAIARLALDRKTGARGLRSIMEKLLLEPMFEVPNSDIVCVEVDKDVVEGKKEPGYIR
- the CLPX gene encoding ATP-dependent clpX-like chaperone, mitochondrial isoform X2; the protein is MIFCFKERQKSSSAVARWPARRRGRGCQPALRRRGRRWGRCVAAVSPLCRDMGDDLAWEGDSLLQSEKEFHDAAKRNDTARMEELIRRGVDIKAKNNAERTALHWAAGAGSVDAVRLLLEHDVPVDDEDSVQRRLSLFGMNALLLSAWFGHLRVLQILVNAGAKINRVNRNGRNLLHCAAQRGHIQVMEFIMEDLEDMCVDERDKMDRTAFHLAAEYGVASEALSAAGGAGRARGRCTMSACHSCAAAARLFGSTLPSARRGITCGRTRIPVLGKLGTFETCSLKRIPLRNFSETPAYFASKDGASKDGSGDGSKKSVGEGGGKKSSSGSSGKGGNQLRCPKCGDLCTHVETFVSSTRFVKCEKCHHFFVVLSEADTKKSIIKEPESAAEAVKLAFQQKPPPPPKKIYNYLDKYVVGQCFAKKVLSVAVYNHYKRIYNNIPSNLRQQAEVEKQSSLTPRELLQIAGISPHGNALGASMQQQMNQQIPQEKRGGEVLDSPNDDIKLEKSNILLLGPTGSGKTLLAQTLAKCLDVPFAICDCTTLTQAGYVGEDIESVIAKLLQDANYNIEKAQQGIVFLDEVDKIGSVPGIHQLRDVGGEGVQQGLLKLLEGTIVNVPEKNSRKLRGETVQVDTTNILFVASGAFNGLDRIISRRKNEKYLGFGTPSNMGKGRRAAAAADLANISGESDPQEDIEEKDRLLRHVEARDLIEFGMIPEFVGRLPVVVPLHSLDEKTLVRILTEPRNAVVPQYQALFSMDKCELNVTEDALKAIARLALDRKTGARGLRSIMEKLLLEPMFEVPNSDIVCVEVDKDVVEGKKEPGYIRAPTKDSSEEEYDSGVEEEGWPRQADAANH